In Mercenaria mercenaria strain notata chromosome 13, MADL_Memer_1, whole genome shotgun sequence, a single window of DNA contains:
- the LOC123529338 gene encoding zygote arrest protein 1-like, producing MEREPERRENRRRRPRLERKFGLFHCPCSKESSWASAHVYCVEGTYRVYFKQKCKICNTPRNPYKVRDLQCPDCGLDRDDCECECIYCNKHRYDCICEFEEEKGPEKPHRSDLCMKCIAGIPCSRDIQDEERTVRKGRRRRRRRRN from the exons ATGGAGAGAGAACCAGAGAGAAGAGAAAATCGTCGCAGAAGGCCCCGACTCGAAAGAAAATTCGGCTTATTCCATTGTCCATGTAGCAAGGAATCTTCATGGGCGAGTGCTCATGTGTACTGTGTTGAGGGGACGTACAGG GTGTATTTCAAACAGAAGTGTAAAATTTGCAACACTCCTCGAAACCCATACAAGGTGAGGGACCTCCAGTGTCCAGATTGTGGGCTGGACCGTGACGACTGTGAATGTGAATGTATATACTGTAATAAACATCGTTACGATTGTATTTGTGAATTTGAGGAAGAAAAAGGTCCGGAGAAACCTCATAGAAGTGACCTGTGTATGAAATGTATAGCCGGGATACCGTGCTCCCGTGACATTCAGGACGAAGAGAGGACGGTGCGAAAGGGGAGGAGACGGCGACGAAGGaggagaaattaa